The window ACTCAGACGGTCAGATGTCCTTCATCAGGCGCAGGGCGTCATAGATCGCCGCATGGGTGTTGCGGGCCGAGACCGCATCGCCGATCCGAAACAGCTGAAAGCCCCCCTGCCCCGCTGCTTTGGCCGGGCGCCCGTGCGGCTGCGGCCTCCCGGCGATCAGGGCGTCGTAATCGACCTGCCCGCCATTCAGACTATGCGGCTTCAGGTCGAAATAGAGATCGTCCAGCGGCAGCGTGCCGTAGTTGAGCACAACCTGATCATAGAGCTTGCTGGAGCGATGGCCGCTGTAATCCGTCCCCAGCACCGCCAGAAGCCGGTTGCCTTCCTTGCGGACCTCCAGCAGGCGCCGCGCCACGGTGAAGGTCACGTCCAGGTCCTGCAGGCTGCGCATATAAGGGACAAGGTTCATCGCCATCACATTGGGGGCAAAGACCCGGTCCGGGGTCATCACCTCAACCGTCGCGCCCGCCTGGGCCGCAACCTCGGCCGCCTGAAGCGCGGGGTGATCGCCGCTTTCGTCATATATCAGCACCGAGCCGCCCGGCTTAACATCCCCCGAAATGATATCCCAGGCCGAGACAACATGCGCCGCCTCCTCGCCCGCCTCGAACAGCTGCATATTCGGCAGGCCACCGGTGGCCACGATCACCACATCCGGCGCAAGCCCGATCACATCCTGCGCCTCGGCCCAGGTGTTGAATCGAAACTGCACATCCCGTGCCGCACATTGCGCCATGCGCCAGTCGATGATGCCCATCATCTCGCGGCGGCGCGGGTTCTGTGCGGTCAGGCGAATTTGACCGCCGGGATCGGAGGCTGCCTCAAATACGGTGACCGCATGGCCGCGCTCTGCGGCAACGCGCGCGGCCTCCAGCCCGCCGGGGCCAGCGCCGACAATCACCACCTGTTTGGGCTCTGCGGCGCGGGTGATCACATGTGGCATCGTCAGCTCACGCCCGGTTGCGGCGTTGTGAATGCACAGCGCCTCTCCCGCCTGATAGATCCTGTCCAGACAATAGGTCGCGCCTACACAGGGGCGGATGTCCTCCTCGCGCCCCTCCCTGATCTTCTGCACGATATGGGGATCGGCCATATGGGCGCGGGTCATCCCCACCATATCAAGAAGCCCCCCGGCAATCGCATGGCGGGCGGTGGCCACATCGGGGATGCGGGCGGCATGAAAGGTGGGCAGGCCCGTCGCCTGCCGGACCGCACCGGCAAAATCCAGATGCGGCGCAGACGGCATCCCCTGCACCGGGATCACATCGGTCATTGCCGGATCCGTATGGATGCGGCCCCGGATCACATTCAGGAAATCCACCATGCCGCTGGCGGCCAAGCGTCTGGACATCTCCAGCCCCTCGTCGGGCGAGATGCCGCCTGCCGCCGCCTCATCCGCCGTATACCGCAGGCCAACGATGAACTCGTCCCCCACCCGCTCGCGGACCGCCGCCAGCACCGCCATCGGCAGCGCCATCCGACTGTCGAGCGTCTGGCCGCCATATGGCCCGTCCAGATCATTGGTCAGCGGCGACCAGAACTGATCCAGAAGATGGCCATAGACCTGCAACTCGATCCCATCCATGCCCCCGGCCTGCATCCGCTCCGCAGCATCGGCGAAATCGGCGATGACGCGGGTGATGTCCCAATCCTCCGCCAGCTTCGGAAAGGCGCGGTGTGCAGGTTCGCGGTGGCGCGACGAGCTGATCGAGGGCAGCCAGTCGCCTTTGTCCCAACCGGTGCGGCGCCCCAGATGGGTCAGCTGGATCATCGCCGCGCAACCATGCTCATGCAGCTGGTCGGTCAGATTGCGGATCCAGGGCACCACCTCATCCTTATAGGCGAGGATATTGTTGAACACCGGCGGGCTGTCACGGGATACCGCCGCGGAGCCTGCCGTCATCGCCAATGCCACGCCCGCCTTGGCCCGTTCGGCGTGATAGGCCGCATAGCGCTCCTTTGGCATGCCGTCCTCGGGATAGGCCGGTTCATGACTTGTGGTCATGATCCGATTGCGCAGTGTCAGATGTTTCAGCTGATAGGGCTGCAACAAGGGATCGTTGGACATGACAGGCTCCTGCAAATGGCGCGGACCACCAAAGCGAGGGCGCGCGGGATCCGCCGACAAGATCACAGCTCTGGACATATGTGTCAGGTCAATTTCCGACCCTGTCAAGAGCCCCGCACGACACGGCAGCGCCGATGGTGACCGGTCAGGGGTGACCGGCGGGTCTCGTGACCGAGAGAGAGCCGCCACCCGGCGCCTGCGCTAAAAGGCGGTGAACTCCCCGGCACGGCTGCGGAAGAAGCCTTTTAGCGCGGTCTTGAACGCGCGCACCTTGGCAGAGGTCAGCAGGTCCGGATGGCTCAGCACCCAGATCGGCGCGTAATCCTGCGGCGCAACCCCCGGCAGCGGCTCCAGATCCGGATCACTGCGCGCCAGATAGATCGGCATCCTGACCGCGCCCAGCCCCGCCTTTGCCGCCGCGATCAGCGAAGTCATATCGTCAAACCGCGCCCGGATCCGATGGTTCGGATAACGTTGCAGCGCGGCCTTTGGCGGCGCGTCATAGCCGCTGTAGATCACCCAGTCCAAGGGCGCAGCGGGATCCGCCAAAGCCCGCGCCACCAGATCCCGCCGCGCGACGCAGGCGGTTTTCTGATCGGCCAGATGCAGCCCCACCAGGCTGTCGCCCGGCGTCCGGCTGATCCGGATCGCCAGATCCGCCTCGCGCCGGGTCAGGTCCAGCACATCATTGGTCGCGCGAACCGTCAGCTCGACCTCCGAGTGGTCCGCGCAGAACTGCGCCAGAAATGGCGCGAGATGGCTTTGGATCAGCAGCTGTGGCGCCGTCAGCACCAGCTCACCCGAAAGGCTCTGATCGCGGCCCGACAGGTTGCGCAGGGCCGATTGCTCGGCCTGCTCCATCCGCCGCGCTGCCGCGGCCAGCTCTTCCGCCTCGGCGGTGGCCAGATAGCCTTCGGGCCGACGCTCGAACAGCGGCCGCCCCAGCATGTCCTCGGCCCGCTGCACACGGCGCGCCACGGTTGTGTAGCTGACGGACAGCGCCTGCGCGGCCCCGGCCAGGGATCCGGCCCGCACCAGCGCCAGAATGGTCCGCATGTCATCCCAGTTGATCTGCATACATGCGTTTTCGCATGGGCGGCACACGATTGCATGTGTTTTCTCGCGGCACGCTTCCCGGCATCAAGACGCCATCAACAGTGAAAGGACAACAGATGGCCTATGTCTACGTAAACCTCCTCCTGCAAGACCCCGAGACTATGGCGGCATATCGTGAAAAAGCAGGCGCCGCCTTGCAGAAACACGGCGCCAAAGTGCTGGTCTCAACCCCGCAGCAGACCGTGATCGAAGGCACGCGCGATGCCACCGGCATCGGGGTGATCCTCCAGTTTGCCAGTCCAGAGGCCGCCAAGGGCTGGATCAACGACCCCGAGCTGCAGGACGTCCACGCGCTGCGACAAGCCGCCGGCAGGAGCGCGATCACGCTTCTGGCCTGACCCTTCAGAGGCCGCGCCAATCCCGCCCGTCGGCTGGCGGCGGAGCCCCCACCTCCCGTTGGGTCAGGCGCCGCGCCCATTGGGCCCGGCGCAGGTCGCGCCCGGCTGTATCTCATGCGCCCGACACGGTTCGTCTTTGTTTCCAACGCTGCAACGGGCCGCGCCCGCGCCGGGCGCCAGCGCAGCGCCACCGAAGACAACGGGCGCGGAACCCTTAGGTTCCGCGCCCGCTTTGATCTTCGCCAGACGACCTGCCGGATCACTCGGCTGCGATCTGTCCTTCGATCTTTTCGACCTTCACCGCCGAGAACTTGAACTCGGGGATTTTGCCATAGGGGTCCAGCGCCGGGTTGGTCAGGATATTGGCAGCCGCCTCCACATAGGCGAACGGCACAAACACCATATCCTCGGCAATCGCCCGGTCGGCGCGCGCCATGATCTCGATCGAACCGCGGCGGGTCGTGAGGCGGACCATCTCGCCCGGCTCGACGCCCATCAGCTTCAGCGTCCGCGGGTTGAGCGAGCAGTTCGCCTCCGGCTCCACCGCATCCAGCACCTTGGAACGACGGGTCATCGACCCGGTGTGCCAATGCTCCAGCTGGCGGCCGGTGGTCATGATCATCGGGTAGTCCGCATCCGGCGCCTCATCCGGCGGGATCACCGATGCCGGGGTAAAGCGGGCGCGGCCCTCGGGGCGCGGGAAGCCATCGCCGAACACAATCGCCTGACCGGGATCGGTCTCATGCAGCGACGGATAGGTGATGGTCTCGGTCTCCAGACGCTCCCAGGTGATGTTGTTCAGCGACTTCATGTTCAGCTTCATCTCGGCAAAGACTTCGCTGACATCCTTGTAGTCCCATGGCAGCCCGATGCGCTGCGCCAGCTCAACAGTGACCTGCCAGTCCTCGCGCGCCTCACCCGGAGGCGGAACGGCGGGGCGCACACGCTGCACCTGGCGGTTGGTGTTCGACACGGTGCCGTTCTTTTCATACAGCGCCGAGGCGGGCAGGATGATGTCGGCATAGTTTGCCGTTTCGGTCAGGAAGATGTCCTGAACGATCAGCAGCTCCAGCTTGGCAAAGGCCTCGCGCGCGTGATCGGCATCCGGGTCGGACATCGCCGGGTTTTCGCCCTGGATATACATGCCCTTGATATTGCCGGCATAGGCCTCGTCCACGATCTCGGTCACGGTCAGGCCCTTCTCGTTCGAGAAGTCGCCGCCGCCCCAGACATCGGTGAAGCTCTTGCGCACGTCATCCGACGTCACGGTCTGATAGTCCGGCAGGAACATCGGGATCAGGCCCGCGTCCGACGCGCCCTGCACGTTGTTCTGGCCGCGCAGCGGGTGCAGACCTGCGCCCGGTTTGCCCACGTTGCCAGTCATTAACGCCAGCGAGATCAGGCAGCGCGAGTTATCCGTCCCGTGGATGTGCTGGGAAATCCCCATACCCCAGAAGATCAGACCCGCATTCCCACCGGCAAAGATCCGGGCAACACGGCGCAGCTGATCGGGGCTGATGCCGCAGATTTCCGACATTTTCTCGGGCGTGAACTGCTTCAGATGCTCTTTCTCGGCCTCCCAGTTCTCGGTCCAGCGGTGGATGTACTGACTGTCGTAGAGCTCTTCCTCGACGATCACATTCATGATTGCGTTCAGCATCGACACATCCGCGCCGGGGCGGAACTGCACCATTTCGGTCGCGAACCGGCGCAGGCCAACGCCGCGCGGATCCATCACGATGAGCTTGCCGCCGCGCTTGGTGAACTGCTTGAAGTAGGTCGCCGCCACCGGGTGGTTCTCGATCGGGTTGGAGCCGATCACGATTGCCACGTCGGCGTTCTCAATCTCGTTGAAGGTCGCGGTCACAGCACCGGAGCCGACGTTCTCGATCAGCGCCGCAACCGAGGACGCGTGGCACAGGCGGGTGCAGTGGTCGACGTTGTTGTGCTTGAAGCCCTGACGGATGAACTTCTGGAAGAGGTACGCCTCTTCATTGGTGCATTTCGCCGAGCCGAAGCCCGCAACCGATTTCGGGTTCTCATCGCGCAGGCGCATCAGGCCCTTGGCGGCCAGATCCATCGCCTCTTCCCAGGAGGCTTCGCGGAAATGGGTCGAGAGATTACCGGGATCGACGTTCAGGCCCTTGGCCGGCGCGTCGTCGCGGCGGATCAGCGGCTTGGTCAGGCGGTGCGGGTGGTGGATGTAGTCAAAACCAAAGCGGCCCTTGACGCACAGGCGGCCTTCGTTTGCGGGGCCATTGATGCCATCGACATATTTGACCTTGCCGTCCTTGACCTTGAGCGAGACCTTGCAGCCGACACCGCAGAACGGGCAGACGCTTTCGGTCTCGGAATCATAATCCTTGCTGTCGCCGACCTGCTGGTCATCCATCACGGTCGCGGGCATCAGCGCGCCGGTCGGGCAGGCCTGCACACATTCGCCGCAGGCCACGCAGGAGGACTGCCCCATCGGATCCGCCAGATCGAACACCGGGTAGGCGTCATGACCGCGGCCGGCCATACCGATCACGTCATTGACCTGCACCTCGCGGCAGGCCCGCACACAGAGGTTACAGGAAATACAGGCGTCCAGATTGACCTTCATCGCCACATGGCTGTCATCCAGCAGCGGGATTCGGTTCTTTTCCAGCTTGGGGAAACGCGACTCTGAAACCCCGTTCAGCTCCGCCATATCCCACAGATGCGAGGACTTATCGCGCGCCTCCTCCTGCTTCGGCTGGTCCGCGATCAGCAGTTCCATCACCATCTTGCGGGCGTTTTCAGCGCGCGCGTTGTTGGTGGTGACCACCATGCCCTCGGCAGGTTCGCGGATACAGGAGGCGGCCAGCGTGCGCTCGCCCTCGATCTCGACCATACAGGCACGGCAGTTGCCGTCCGGGCGGTAGCCCGGCTGCGGCTTGTGGCACAGATGCGGGATCTTCAGCCCGCGGCCGTTGGCGACTTCCCAAATGGTCAGGCCCTTCTCTGCCGTGACCTGCTCGCCATCGAGTGTGAAAGTGACTTTATCGCTCATGGCTCAGACCTCATCCGGAAAATGTTTCATGGTCAGGCGGATCGGGTTGGGTGCGGCCTGTCCCAGACCGCAGATCGAAGCATCGACCATTGCGGTGCTCAGCTCTTCCAAGAGGCCCTGATCCCATTTCTTCTCGCTCATCAGCTTGACGGCTTTCTCACAGCCCACCCGGCAGGGGGTGCACTGGCCGCAGCTTTCGTCTTCGAAAAAGCGCAGCATGTTCAGCGCCGCGTCACGGGCCGAGTCCTGATCGGACAGCACCACAACAGCGGCGGACCCGATGAAGGTGCCATGCGGCTGCAACGTGTCAAAATCCAGCGGGATATCATTCATCGACGCAGGCAGCAGGCCCGAGGAGGGGCCGCCCGGCTGATAGGCCTTGAAGACGTGGCCATCCAGCAAACCGCCGCAGGCCTCGATGATGTCGGTGATGGTGGAACCGGCAGGCAGCAGATGCACGCCCGGGCTCTTCACCCGGCCCGAGACAGAATAGCTGCGCAGCCCCTTGCGGCCGTTCTTCTCAATTGAGTTCAGGCATTCCGGGCCTTCGCGGTTGATCTTGGCGACCCAGTAGAGGGTTTCCACGTTGTGCACGAGGGTCGGACGACCAAAGACACCCACCTGCGCCACAAACGGCGGACGGTGGCGCGGCTCGCCGCGCTTGCCTTCGATCGATTCAATCATCGCGCTTTCTTCGCCGCAGATATAGGCCCCTGCCCCGCGGCGCAGGTCGATGTAACCTGCCTCGACGATACCGGCCTCTTCCAGCGCGGTGATCTCACGACGCAGAATTTCCAGCACCGCCGGGTATTCGTCGCGCATATAGATAAAGGCTTTCTCGGCCTCGACCGCCCAGGCGGCAATCAGCATCCCCTCGAGGAACACATGCGGCGTGCGCTCAAGGTAGTAGCGATCCTTGAAGGTGCCCGGCTCGCCCTCATCGCCGTTCACGGCCAGATAACGCGGACCTTCGTTGGCGCGCACGAAACCCCATTTGGTGCCGGACGGGAAACCAGCGCCGCCCAGACCGCGCAGACCGGCTTCTTTGAC of the Phaeobacter sp. A36a-5a genome contains:
- a CDS encoding NAD(P)H-dependent oxidoreductase subunit E, translating into MECRLIWHREVEVIVAPLDNSKGVWKSGKGKGRKTPKGRQLDDQAHSEVLDLLGDRPRNRDLLIEFLHLIQDKYGCLSAAHIRALAEEMRTGQAEIYEVATFYAHFDVVKEGETPPPALTIRVCDSLSCELAGAEALKKALEDGLDASQVRVLRAPCMGRCDTAPVLEIGHNHIDHATVEKVEAAIAADDTHAHIPAYETFAAYEADGGYATLKDLRANGDWEAVQAKVKEAGLRGLGGAGFPSGTKWGFVRANEGPRYLAVNGDEGEPGTFKDRYYLERTPHVFLEGMLIAAWAVEAEKAFIYMRDEYPAVLEILRREITALEEAGIVEAGYIDLRRGAGAYICGEESAMIESIEGKRGEPRHRPPFVAQVGVFGRPTLVHNVETLYWVAKINREGPECLNSIEKNGRKGLRSYSVSGRVKSPGVHLLPAGSTITDIIEACGGLLDGHVFKAYQPGGPSSGLLPASMNDIPLDFDTLQPHGTFIGSAAVVVLSDQDSARDAALNMLRFFEDESCGQCTPCRVGCEKAVKLMSEKKWDQGLLEELSTAMVDASICGLGQAAPNPIRLTMKHFPDEV
- a CDS encoding LysR family transcriptional regulator; translated protein: MQINWDDMRTILALVRAGSLAGAAQALSVSYTTVARRVQRAEDMLGRPLFERRPEGYLATAEAEELAAAARRMEQAEQSALRNLSGRDQSLSGELVLTAPQLLIQSHLAPFLAQFCADHSEVELTVRATNDVLDLTRREADLAIRISRTPGDSLVGLHLADQKTACVARRDLVARALADPAAPLDWVIYSGYDAPPKAALQRYPNHRIRARFDDMTSLIAAAKAGLGAVRMPIYLARSDPDLEPLPGVAPQDYAPIWVLSHPDLLTSAKVRAFKTALKGFFRSRAGEFTAF
- a CDS encoding NADH:flavin oxidoreductase → MSNDPLLQPYQLKHLTLRNRIMTTSHEPAYPEDGMPKERYAAYHAERAKAGVALAMTAGSAAVSRDSPPVFNNILAYKDEVVPWIRNLTDQLHEHGCAAMIQLTHLGRRTGWDKGDWLPSISSSRHREPAHRAFPKLAEDWDITRVIADFADAAERMQAGGMDGIELQVYGHLLDQFWSPLTNDLDGPYGGQTLDSRMALPMAVLAAVRERVGDEFIVGLRYTADEAAAGGISPDEGLEMSRRLAASGMVDFLNVIRGRIHTDPAMTDVIPVQGMPSAPHLDFAGAVRQATGLPTFHAARIPDVATARHAIAGGLLDMVGMTRAHMADPHIVQKIREGREEDIRPCVGATYCLDRIYQAGEALCIHNAATGRELTMPHVITRAAEPKQVVIVGAGPGGLEAARVAAERGHAVTVFEAASDPGGQIRLTAQNPRRREMMGIIDWRMAQCAARDVQFRFNTWAEAQDVIGLAPDVVIVATGGLPNMQLFEAGEEAAHVVSAWDIISGDVKPGGSVLIYDESGDHPALQAAEVAAQAGATVEVMTPDRVFAPNVMAMNLVPYMRSLQDLDVTFTVARRLLEVRKEGNRLLAVLGTDYSGHRSSKLYDQVVLNYGTLPLDDLYFDLKPHSLNGGQVDYDALIAGRPQPHGRPAKAAGQGGFQLFRIGDAVSARNTHAAIYDALRLMKDI
- the fdhF gene encoding formate dehydrogenase subunit alpha, whose protein sequence is MSDKVTFTLDGEQVTAEKGLTIWEVANGRGLKIPHLCHKPQPGYRPDGNCRACMVEIEGERTLAASCIREPAEGMVVTTNNARAENARKMVMELLIADQPKQEEARDKSSHLWDMAELNGVSESRFPKLEKNRIPLLDDSHVAMKVNLDACISCNLCVRACREVQVNDVIGMAGRGHDAYPVFDLADPMGQSSCVACGECVQACPTGALMPATVMDDQQVGDSKDYDSETESVCPFCGVGCKVSLKVKDGKVKYVDGINGPANEGRLCVKGRFGFDYIHHPHRLTKPLIRRDDAPAKGLNVDPGNLSTHFREASWEEAMDLAAKGLMRLRDENPKSVAGFGSAKCTNEEAYLFQKFIRQGFKHNNVDHCTRLCHASSVAALIENVGSGAVTATFNEIENADVAIVIGSNPIENHPVAATYFKQFTKRGGKLIVMDPRGVGLRRFATEMVQFRPGADVSMLNAIMNVIVEEELYDSQYIHRWTENWEAEKEHLKQFTPEKMSEICGISPDQLRRVARIFAGGNAGLIFWGMGISQHIHGTDNSRCLISLALMTGNVGKPGAGLHPLRGQNNVQGASDAGLIPMFLPDYQTVTSDDVRKSFTDVWGGGDFSNEKGLTVTEIVDEAYAGNIKGMYIQGENPAMSDPDADHAREAFAKLELLIVQDIFLTETANYADIILPASALYEKNGTVSNTNRQVQRVRPAVPPPGEAREDWQVTVELAQRIGLPWDYKDVSEVFAEMKLNMKSLNNITWERLETETITYPSLHETDPGQAIVFGDGFPRPEGRARFTPASVIPPDEAPDADYPMIMTTGRQLEHWHTGSMTRRSKVLDAVEPEANCSLNPRTLKLMGVEPGEMVRLTTRRGSIEIMARADRAIAEDMVFVPFAYVEAAANILTNPALDPYGKIPEFKFSAVKVEKIEGQIAAE
- a CDS encoding DUF1330 domain-containing protein — its product is MAYVYVNLLLQDPETMAAYREKAGAALQKHGAKVLVSTPQQTVIEGTRDATGIGVILQFASPEAAKGWINDPELQDVHALRQAAGRSAITLLA